A genomic region of Pyrus communis chromosome 14, drPyrComm1.1, whole genome shotgun sequence contains the following coding sequences:
- the LOC137714906 gene encoding nuclear transcription factor Y subunit A-1-like, giving the protein MQPKSEAENRLHPRTIPPSSVYSEPWWQSVGYNPISPTGTGRNASNSSSLECPNGRSESNDDQSLSNDEANKDDDDTAKDSHITSPRSAGNYRQDHHNVKHAGSSVPTVRDDCLAQPPQLELVGHSIACASNPYQDPYYGGMMAAYGHPPLGYPPFLGMPPARMPLPLEMAQEPVYVNAKQYQGILRRRQARAKAELERKLIKVRKPYLHESRHQHAMRRARGTGGRFAKKPNGDTSNSTGQEKGTSSGPAHSSQSGSSSGSEPFPSDSAETWNSPNSQREARGSQVHDAYVAHNYANGSGCYQPHGGLQASIYPSYSGKRGEEGDCTGQQRGSISSNQASQRRLAIQ; this is encoded by the exons CTACATCCTCGTACCATCCCACCAAGCAGTGTTTATTCGGAACCATGGTGGCAGAGTGTTGGATATAATCCCATCTCCCCAACTGGAACTGGGAGGAATGCATCCAACTCATCTTCGTTAGAATGCCCAAATGGTAGGTCAGAGTCTAATGATGATCAATCTTTGTCCAATGATGAGGCAAATAAAGATGATGATGATACTGCCAAAGATTCACATATTACATCTCCAAGATCAG CTGGAAATTATAGGCAAGACCACCACAATGTAAAGCATGCTGGATCCAGTGTACCCACAGTGCGTGATGATTGCCTTGCGCAACCACCACAGCTTGAACTTGTTGGTCACTCTATT GCTTGTGCTTCAAATCCTTATCAGGATCCTTATTATGGTGGAATGATGGCAGCTTATGGACATCCACCTTTG GGTTATCCTCCTTTTCTTGGAATGCCGCCTGCTAGAATGCCATTGCCTCTTGAGATGGCACAGGAACCTGTGTATGTAAATGCAAAACAATACCAAGGTATTCTCAGGCGAAGACAGGCACGTGCAAAAGCAGAACTTGAAAGGAAGCTAATAAAAGTCAGGAAG CCGTATCTTCATGAATCACGACATCAACATGCTATGAGAAGGGCGAGAGGTACTGGAGGACGTTTTGCAAAGAAACCTAATGGTGATACTTCAAACAGCACTGGACAAGAAAAGGGTACAAGTTCTGGTCCAGCCCACTCATCACAATCTGGCAGTTCATCGGGTTCAGAACCCTTTCCATCAGATTCTGCCGAAACATGGAATTCCCCCAATAGTCAACGGGAAGCAAGAGGTTCCCAAGTGCACGATGCGTATGTAGCTCACAATTATGCAAATGGTAGTGGCTGCTACCAGCCCCATGGTGGCCTGCAGGCTTCGATATATCCTTCATACTCGGGCAAGAGAGGGGAAGAAGGAGATTGTACAGGCCAGCAACGGGGAAGCATATCTTCGAACCAGGCCTCACAGAGGCGTCTTGCCATCCAGTGA